The following are from one region of the Methanobrevibacter sp. genome:
- a CDS encoding DUF6398 domain-containing protein — MVDGKILEKQNQLIELVSNFCDEELDEGYKNASISLIEKMGEMEDVPFKRGKLEIWASGIINALGQINSLFDKDLEFNKTPDDICNYFQTKKPTVSQKSKLIRDMFDLDEDGKEFLIGDDVETESSSDSDSEGLLVPADNEDGLDDLYKEMVGKSISIADKEDVAGLNESDYGVGNYHSNFSSLEEYEFAIDHFKEMKGEDYFAENKGKFWQLLETRYFMQNVMDYANLLWRVGRKQDAVVNLEYLLELNPGDHQGVRDLLINYLINLNRLDEAEKLINLYDFESTANWDYSKLLIAIKNKEGKDVIRELYDDAFSNNHHVVDFILSKKQFGECPRTYVLGDENEAIVYMFLSENNWKDKKALKTLKKLSKNKF, encoded by the coding sequence GTGGTAGATGGAAAAATTTTAGAAAAGCAAAATCAATTGATTGAATTGGTATCTAACTTTTGTGATGAGGAGTTAGACGAAGGATATAAAAACGCATCCATATCTTTAATTGAAAAAATGGGTGAAATGGAAGATGTTCCTTTCAAAAGAGGAAAGCTTGAAATCTGGGCAAGCGGAATAATCAACGCTTTAGGCCAGATCAATTCCCTTTTTGACAAGGATTTAGAGTTTAATAAAACTCCTGATGACATTTGCAATTATTTCCAGACCAAAAAACCTACTGTATCTCAAAAATCAAAACTAATTAGGGACATGTTTGATTTGGATGAGGACGGAAAAGAATTTTTAATAGGTGATGATGTTGAAACAGAAAGTTCATCAGATTCAGATTCTGAAGGTTTGTTGGTTCCTGCTGACAATGAGGATGGTCTTGATGACCTTTATAAGGAAATGGTTGGAAAATCCATTAGTATAGCTGATAAGGAAGATGTTGCAGGTTTGAACGAATCAGATTATGGTGTTGGCAATTACCATAGTAATTTCAGTTCGTTGGAGGAGTATGAATTTGCAATTGATCATTTCAAGGAAATGAAAGGTGAAGATTATTTCGCTGAAAACAAGGGCAAGTTTTGGCAGCTTTTAGAAACAAGGTATTTCATGCAGAACGTAATGGATTATGCAAATTTACTTTGGCGTGTTGGTAGAAAGCAGGATGCTGTTGTTAATTTGGAATATCTTCTTGAATTAAATCCTGGGGATCATCAGGGAGTTAGGGACCTTTTAATTAACTATCTCATTAATTTGAATAGGTTGGATGAAGCTGAAAAGTTAATCAATCTTTATGATTTTGAATCTACTGCAAACTGGGACTATTCAAAATTGTTGATAGCTATTAAAAATAAGGAAGGCAAGGATGTCATTCGCGAATTGTATGATGATGCGTTTTCCAACAATCATCATGTGGTTGATTTCATCCTCTCTAAAAAGCAGTTTGGGGAATGTCCTAGAACCTATGTTCTTGGGGATGAAAACGAAGCTATTGTTTACATGTTCCTGTCCGAAAACAATTGGAAAGACAAGAAGGCTTTAAAGACTCTAAAGAAATTGTCTAAAAACAAGTTTTAG